The following are encoded together in the Variovorax sp. PBS-H4 genome:
- a CDS encoding 4'-phosphopantetheinyl transferase family protein: MTTLQLPSSMNCRLWQVDLDAAPPTQAVAALSEAEWDRARRFVFKRDRNRFIAAHAALRETLASQCGFPASALEFALGPVGKPSLVEHGGLRFNLSHSESLALIAVCDDAEVGVDIELLRPMPDAEALAETYFSAAERHALAALPAQDRDRAFLCCWTRKEACLKATGMGLSVDTRSFEVGISPEACEVQIDAADGCARLALSSFNDVQGAQCAVARVLACGPAHAACRPLVDNEMYA; the protein is encoded by the coding sequence ATGACGACCCTGCAGCTCCCTTCCTCGATGAACTGCCGTCTCTGGCAAGTGGATCTGGACGCCGCCCCGCCGACGCAGGCCGTGGCCGCCCTCTCGGAAGCGGAATGGGACCGCGCCCGGCGCTTCGTGTTCAAGCGCGATCGCAACCGCTTCATCGCCGCCCACGCCGCGCTGCGCGAGACGCTCGCCTCGCAATGCGGCTTCCCGGCCTCGGCGCTGGAGTTCGCGCTCGGCCCCGTCGGCAAGCCCAGCCTGGTCGAGCATGGCGGACTGCGCTTCAATCTCAGCCACAGCGAGTCGCTGGCACTGATCGCGGTCTGCGACGATGCCGAGGTGGGCGTGGACATCGAGCTGCTGCGTCCGATGCCCGACGCCGAGGCCCTGGCCGAGACCTACTTCAGCGCGGCCGAGCGGCACGCGCTGGCCGCGCTGCCTGCACAGGACCGCGACCGCGCCTTCCTCTGCTGCTGGACCCGCAAGGAGGCCTGCCTCAAGGCCACCGGCATGGGGCTGTCGGTCGACACGCGCAGCTTCGAGGTGGGCATCTCGCCCGAGGCCTGCGAAGTGCAGATCGACGCCGCGGACGGCTGCGCGCGGCTCGCGCTATCCTCTTTCAACGATGTCCAGGGAGCGCAGTGCGCCGTGGCCCGCGTGCTGGCCTGCGGGCCGGCCCACGCAGCGTGCCGGCCCCTGGTCGACAACGAGATGTACGCATGA
- a CDS encoding type III secretion system chaperone: MNTLPLDCLVANFLACEGRFDEPPLPDEANVYPIPLDEIHLLGVQLSESEDELLFFAHPGPQLVSQDPPQVDESSFEELELGDDTDGRWVLAADRSSGRYTLWISVGHERVGHVEFARIVDNLRWRFALWDDVLADRNDPSPAVT, translated from the coding sequence ATGAACACGCTTCCGCTCGACTGCCTGGTCGCGAACTTCCTTGCCTGTGAAGGCAGGTTCGACGAGCCTCCTCTTCCAGACGAAGCAAACGTCTACCCCATTCCGCTCGACGAGATCCATCTGCTCGGTGTGCAGCTGAGCGAATCGGAAGACGAGTTGCTGTTTTTCGCGCACCCCGGCCCCCAGCTGGTCTCTCAAGATCCGCCGCAGGTCGATGAATCGTCATTCGAAGAGCTGGAGCTCGGCGATGACACAGATGGAAGGTGGGTTCTGGCCGCGGACCGGTCGAGTGGGCGCTACACACTTTGGATCAGCGTGGGGCACGAGCGAGTGGGGCATGTCGAGTTCGCGAGGATCGTCGACAACCTGCGCTGGCGCTTCGCGCTGTGGGACGACGTTCTCGCAGATCGGAACGATCCGTCGCCGGCTGTTACTTAA
- a CDS encoding alpha/beta hydrolase family protein has protein sequence MTPMLFGPASRQLFGLFHAPERDAKLAVVICMPLGQEAVRGHRLFRVLADRLARAGVAVLRFDYYGSGDSPGEDTDGDLEGWRRDVCAAHEELRRRTGSRRIVWLGARLGASLAVMAAKSGRCDPARLILWDPIVDGARYVDTLRASHVDALERSFCVPKLAWRRQLAQNPDVFTEELFGFGVSPLMRKQLRALSPSSLQLTALHETVVLADAEDHATRQWADRETARHMPLRISPFQHPLVWTSDPHPNNAMVPTEALQRLLAVIHE, from the coding sequence ATGACTCCGATGCTCTTCGGCCCGGCCTCCCGGCAGCTGTTCGGGCTTTTCCACGCACCCGAGCGCGATGCCAAGCTCGCGGTGGTGATCTGCATGCCCCTGGGCCAGGAGGCCGTGCGCGGGCACCGGCTGTTCCGCGTGCTGGCCGACCGGCTCGCGCGGGCCGGCGTGGCGGTGCTGCGTTTCGACTATTACGGCAGCGGCGACTCGCCTGGCGAGGACACCGACGGCGATCTCGAGGGCTGGCGCCGTGATGTCTGCGCCGCGCACGAGGAGCTGCGGCGGCGCACCGGCAGCAGGCGCATCGTCTGGCTCGGCGCACGGCTGGGCGCGAGCCTGGCAGTGATGGCCGCCAAGAGCGGACGCTGCGACCCGGCACGACTGATCCTGTGGGACCCGATCGTGGACGGCGCGCGCTACGTGGACACCTTGCGCGCGAGCCACGTCGATGCGCTGGAGCGTTCCTTCTGCGTGCCCAAACTGGCCTGGCGGCGCCAGCTCGCCCAGAACCCCGATGTCTTCACCGAGGAGCTCTTCGGCTTCGGCGTGTCGCCGCTGATGCGCAAGCAACTGCGCGCGCTCTCGCCGTCGAGCCTGCAGCTGACGGCGCTGCACGAGACGGTGGTCCTGGCCGACGCCGAGGACCATGCCACGCGACAATGGGCAGACCGGGAGACGGCGCGCCACATGCCGCTGCGGATCTCGCCCTTCCAGCACCCGCTGGTCTGGACCTCCGATCCGCACCCCAACAACGCGATGGTTCCCACGGAGGCGCTGCAAAGACTGCTGGCGGTAATACATGAGTGA
- a CDS encoding alpha/beta hydrolase translates to MSDYKETPVQFGPDGSLIGIITTPAEGPMAPVACLMLNMGANHRIGPRRINVKLAREMAARGISCIRMDLAGLGDSGPASGAEHFLTQAVLDLQAAMNLIQTMLGVRRFIVIGLCSGATNGLSLAVADSRVVGLLMFDGYAFPGRRAQLERSLWRALALTNPAVIGKAMRWLQRKFSAAAAAAAAPHIFEPDPPEVTAALFRRSMTQIAERNVAVLLFYTGTMHVTDRKRDQLGPFAKEAFTQHFEYRFIGEIDHSLTSMESQRIFMEVVCDWALRVVQGAVVTSSPNTAAVGRTSGGQLATGRAAVTLQRDPVI, encoded by the coding sequence ATGAGTGACTACAAAGAGACACCCGTTCAGTTCGGACCCGATGGCTCGCTGATCGGCATCATCACCACACCGGCCGAAGGGCCGATGGCGCCGGTGGCCTGCCTGATGCTCAACATGGGCGCCAACCACCGGATCGGGCCGCGGCGCATCAACGTCAAGCTGGCGAGGGAGATGGCGGCGCGCGGCATCAGCTGCATCCGCATGGACCTCGCCGGCCTCGGCGACAGCGGGCCGGCGAGCGGCGCCGAGCACTTCCTCACGCAGGCGGTGCTCGACCTGCAGGCGGCCATGAACCTGATCCAGACCATGCTGGGCGTGCGCCGCTTCATCGTGATCGGCCTGTGCTCGGGCGCGACCAATGGCCTGTCGCTGGCGGTGGCAGACTCCCGCGTCGTGGGCCTGCTGATGTTCGACGGCTATGCCTTCCCGGGCCGGCGCGCGCAGCTGGAGCGCAGCCTGTGGCGCGCGCTGGCATTGACCAACCCGGCGGTGATCGGCAAGGCGATGCGCTGGCTGCAGCGCAAGTTCTCCGCCGCCGCCGCCGCCGCCGCCGCACCGCACATCTTCGAGCCCGATCCGCCGGAGGTCACGGCCGCGCTGTTCCGCCGCTCGATGACACAGATCGCGGAGCGCAACGTGGCGGTGCTGCTGTTCTACACCGGAACCATGCACGTGACCGACCGCAAGCGCGACCAGCTCGGCCCCTTTGCGAAGGAGGCCTTCACGCAGCACTTCGAGTACCGATTCATCGGCGAGATCGACCACAGCCTGACCTCGATGGAATCGCAGCGGATCTTCATGGAGGTGGTGTGCGACTGGGCGCTGCGGGTGGTGCAGGGTGCGGTGGTGACCTCCTCGCCGAACACCGCAGCAGTGGGGCGTACCAGTGGTGGACAGCTTGCCACCGGCAGGGCGGCGGTAACCTTGCAGCGGGATCCGGTGATCTGA